The Cytobacillus sp. NJ13 sequence GATTACGTTGTACTATTTAAATACGAAAGGTAATCATGGAGGTTTCATTTTCATGGCAGAAAATCCTATTTAATTTGAACTTCCTCCCTGCGGCTCTTATACCAGGAATAGAAAGATGAAGCCACATCGGCTGGCACATTCTCCACACTGGCATGCTGAACAGGCTTACCTCGGTTCACTGTCTGTATGGAGGCAAGCCCAAACAGCTTTTGCCATCGTGTTGCCGTTACTTCTGCCTCAATAACCTTGCTTCTTTTCGAGATAAATAACCGAGTGCCAACAATGCCGGTTTTGAATTGAATAAAAGGGCCGTTGATCAAATAACGGGCATTTGTATACCCAGCGATTCGTACAAAGACAATTAAGGAAAAGAGAAGGGTTGAACCTGCCAGCCAGGTTTCTTCAATATTCAGAAATTCAGGCTTGAAATAAACCAGGGCAGCTGTTGATAAGATCCATAACCAGCTTGGCTTTAATAAGCTTGCCCATAGGGCCTTTTTCGGAAGCGGATGCATCTTCTGTAAAATTTCATAGGCAGGCAATATCTCCTCCGCTATTTTGCAGGCCCGATCAACTGGCAGAAAAGGAAATAGCGAATTTATGCCTTCCCTTTCATCTCCTTCCGAAACATCACCTGATGTCACCAATTTCACTTCAGCTACTCCGGTCAAACGTTTCATCATATTCTGCTTGATCTCAATTGCCTGGACTCGATCTTTTGAAATAGAAAAGGAAGTCTCTTCTAAGAATCCTTTGCGGATATAAATGCTGGTTTCGTCAGAGAATATTTCATATTTCCCATACTTGATATAAGTCCGCAAGAAACCTGCCAATACTGATATAATCAGAAAAAAGATGATTGCAGCAGCCTGCACCTGCCAGGAATTCAGGAATCCCATCAAAAAACCCATTCCTCTTTCTTCCAGATCAATAAAGTCAGATGCTTTTGTATAAATAGAAGCTATTAAAGAAAGCAGTACAAAAAAGCTTAGCGATGTAAAGGCCGCTTTTATAAGATCTTTTTTTCCGGGAGAAAAATGCAGTGTTTTTTCACTCACTTCCGGCACTTCTGCCTCCGTTTTCGCTGAAACTGTCCCTTCCAGCCAGTTCGCTTCTTTTAAGGAAATTACCTTAAACTCCACCGCAGACTCACTTCCATCCATTCCTGTTTCAAAGGTAAGGGATGTGACTCCAAATAGCCGGTGAGTCAGAGACGTATGTCTCTGTATATTTTGCACTTTAGTAAATGGTACAGTTCTCTTGGAGCGGACAAAGATTCCCTTGGATAAATGGATATAAGCATCGTCCACTTCATACTTATTTGATAGCCAATCTATGAGAACATACACAGCAGCCAAAGCAATAAAAGGAAGGAAAAGCTTCCGTCCCCATTCAATCAAAAAGGATTGGGAGCCGGCTTTCATCACAAATAAAAAGAGGGCAATAAAAGCTGAATTTCTTAGTAATTGAATGAGTCCAAACAATATAAGAAGCGAATGAAATCTTCTGGCTTGCTTCATTCGTCCTCTTCCTTTACTTTGGCAAGTTTGGCTATCTTATTTCTTAATGAGACAGCCTCTTCTTTTGGCAATGCCGGGATTACATGAGAGGACCCCATCGTCCCCATGCTTACGGAATATAGGCCGTATTTCCTCATAATGGGACCCTGCACGGTTTCAACTGATTGTATTTTCGTCATGGGGATCAGCAGATGCTTTTCCTGCCACACCCCTGACTTCAGCTGGACGTATTCTTCATCCACTTCATAGCGCCAGCTTCTATACTGAATATACGGCGAGATGAAAGACCAAATTGCCGCTGGTATTGATATAGCCAATAAAATGATCAGGATCCACCCGATCCATTCTTTCCAAGAAAATCGATCATCCAGATAAAACAACACACCGAGAACCGCAAATCCGATGATATTTTGGATCGCCTCACTGATGATCCATACCCGGATGGCGTTCCGTGATACCCTGTTTTGAGGTTCCTTTATATTTACATGCATATAGATCTCCCATCTATTATTCATTTAAAAAGATTTCTTCGAGGGATGGCTCTTCAACTTCCACCCGCAGAACATCCGCCTTGCATTGTATGAAAGCCCTTATCATTTCAGCAATCTTATTCTCATCGCTGATTGTGATCACTGTATAAGCATCCCCATGTTCAAGCAGGCTGCCAGCTGACTCAAGCCATTGCTTCAGCTTAGCTTGTTCCTGCTTTGGCACGGTGGAGTGTTTTATTTTGACTGTTATGGTTGACCGGTAAAAGGCCCGTAACTCTTCCATCGTTCCAATCTTATCAATTATTCCATCCCGCATAATGGCAATCCTTGAGCAAATCTTCTCCACTTCATCCAGATTATGCGATGTCATAAAAACCGTCTTCCCCTGTTTTTGAAGCTCTATAATGAGACGGTGAATGAGAATAACAGATTCCGCATCCATGCCCGATGTAGGCTCGTCAAGAAATATCAGTTCCGGATCATGAATAATAGCCTGAGCAATCCCCAGCTTCTTTTTCATGCCAAAGGAGAACTTGCCTGCTTTCTTATTTGCACTTGATAAAAGATCAACACTTCTCAGAACCTCCAGACATTTCTCTTTTGAAGCCCTGGCGCCCGATAGCTCTGAGAAAAAGCGTAAATGATCCAGAGCGGTCCATGCCCCATAGAGAGATGAATAATCCGGCATAACCCCCACTCTTTTCATCACCTTGCTATCAGGACCCTCAACCCCAAGAAGTGAATATGTTCCGCTGCTGGAGGAAATGATGCCTGTCAGCATGTTAATAAAGGTGGATTTACCTGCACCGTTACGTCCGAGAAACCCAAATATCTCGCCTTTCCTTACGGCTAAATCCATTCCCATGACCACCTGATGCGCACCATAGGCTTTTGAGAGCTGTTTCGCTTCGATGGCATTCATTAGCATTCCCTCCTTCTAAAAACAGCATTTGCAGCCAGCAGCATCATACCTGCTAATC is a genomic window containing:
- a CDS encoding PH domain-containing protein → MKQARRFHSLLILFGLIQLLRNSAFIALFLFVMKAGSQSFLIEWGRKLFLPFIALAAVYVLIDWLSNKYEVDDAYIHLSKGIFVRSKRTVPFTKVQNIQRHTSLTHRLFGVTSLTFETGMDGSESAVEFKVISLKEANWLEGTVSAKTEAEVPEVSEKTLHFSPGKKDLIKAAFTSLSFFVLLSLIASIYTKASDFIDLEERGMGFLMGFLNSWQVQAAAIIFFLIISVLAGFLRTYIKYGKYEIFSDETSIYIRKGFLEETSFSISKDRVQAIEIKQNMMKRLTGVAEVKLVTSGDVSEGDEREGINSLFPFLPVDRACKIAEEILPAYEILQKMHPLPKKALWASLLKPSWLWILSTAALVYFKPEFLNIEETWLAGSTLLFSLIVFVRIAGYTNARYLINGPFIQFKTGIVGTRLFISKRSKVIEAEVTATRWQKLFGLASIQTVNRGKPVQHASVENVPADVASSFYSWYKSRREEVQIK
- a CDS encoding PH domain-containing protein gives rise to the protein MHVNIKEPQNRVSRNAIRVWIISEAIQNIIGFAVLGVLFYLDDRFSWKEWIGWILIILLAISIPAAIWSFISPYIQYRSWRYEVDEEYVQLKSGVWQEKHLLIPMTKIQSVETVQGPIMRKYGLYSVSMGTMGSSHVIPALPKEEAVSLRNKIAKLAKVKEEDE
- a CDS encoding ABC transporter ATP-binding protein, producing MNAIEAKQLSKAYGAHQVVMGMDLAVRKGEIFGFLGRNGAGKSTFINMLTGIISSSSGTYSLLGVEGPDSKVMKRVGVMPDYSSLYGAWTALDHLRFFSELSGARASKEKCLEVLRSVDLLSSANKKAGKFSFGMKKKLGIAQAIIHDPELIFLDEPTSGMDAESVILIHRLIIELQKQGKTVFMTSHNLDEVEKICSRIAIMRDGIIDKIGTMEELRAFYRSTITVKIKHSTVPKQEQAKLKQWLESAGSLLEHGDAYTVITISDENKIAEMIRAFIQCKADVLRVEVEEPSLEEIFLNE